One genomic region from Halorussus rarus encodes:
- a CDS encoding molybdopterin biosynthesis protein, whose translation MTERKEFRDLADPEDARDAIASLDLAPEPEDVPLADARGRVLAQRIDADLDVPGFDRASMDGYAVRARDTFGADETDPAALDLVGAVHAGAEPDVEVGEGEAAEISTGAVMPPGADSVVMVERTEESDDGDRVHVRTAVAPGDSVMLAGADVAAGERALGPGTRLTPREIGLLSALGVESVPVRGKPTVGIVSTGDELVRPGGDLNSDAGQIYDVNSYTVAAAVEEAGGEPKLYPHAGDDYDEMETVLREAADECDLVLSSGSTSASAVDVIYRVIEERGELLLHGVAVKPGKPMLVGRVGESAYVGLPGYPVSALTIFRTFVAPAIRRAAGVPEPRTATVAASMAAEERYGEGRMRLMPVGLVETGEAGAEAADSDDDLLAYVVDKGSGATTSLVEADGVVEVPADTAYLADGEAVEVQLFSPDVRPPAVLGVGEDDPALARLLDAVDRPRYLSVGTRGGLRRLRDGVPDFAVTTGESGRDSGVDATELGVYEREWGLVVSAGNPEGIEGLADLVDRDLRFVNRGSDSGLRTSLGDAVAALAEERGTTRRELTGAIDGFELAAKAHESPARKVGAGQADAGLGLRATAEKLGLGFVPVGTETVRVLANPDREEKPGVRDLSAALDDRLDDVLAELPGFGRS comes from the coding sequence ATGACAGAGCGAAAGGAGTTCAGAGACCTCGCCGACCCCGAGGACGCCAGGGACGCCATCGCGAGCCTCGACCTCGCACCGGAACCCGAGGACGTCCCACTCGCCGACGCCAGAGGAAGAGTCCTCGCCCAACGCATCGACGCGGACCTCGACGTGCCGGGGTTCGACCGCGCGAGCATGGACGGCTACGCGGTCCGGGCCCGCGACACCTTCGGCGCCGACGAGACCGACCCCGCGGCCCTCGACCTCGTCGGTGCGGTTCACGCCGGCGCGGAACCCGACGTCGAGGTCGGCGAGGGCGAGGCCGCCGAGATATCGACCGGGGCGGTGATGCCGCCCGGCGCCGACAGCGTGGTGATGGTCGAGCGCACCGAAGAATCGGACGACGGCGACCGTGTTCACGTCCGAACTGCGGTCGCGCCCGGCGACAGCGTGATGCTCGCGGGGGCGGACGTGGCCGCGGGCGAGCGCGCGCTCGGCCCCGGCACGCGACTGACGCCCCGCGAGATCGGCCTGCTGTCCGCGCTGGGCGTCGAGTCGGTGCCGGTCCGCGGGAAGCCGACCGTCGGCATCGTCTCGACCGGCGACGAACTGGTCCGGCCGGGCGGGGACCTGAACAGCGACGCGGGCCAGATATACGACGTCAACAGCTACACCGTCGCGGCCGCGGTCGAGGAGGCCGGCGGCGAGCCGAAGCTGTACCCCCACGCCGGCGACGACTACGACGAGATGGAGACCGTGCTGCGGGAGGCAGCCGACGAGTGCGACCTGGTGCTGTCGTCGGGGTCGACCAGCGCGAGCGCGGTCGACGTCATCTACCGGGTCATCGAGGAGCGGGGCGAACTCCTGCTCCACGGCGTGGCGGTCAAGCCGGGCAAGCCGATGCTCGTGGGTCGCGTGGGAGAGTCCGCCTACGTCGGCCTGCCGGGCTACCCGGTGTCGGCGCTCACCATCTTCCGGACGTTCGTCGCGCCGGCCATCCGGCGGGCCGCCGGGGTTCCCGAGCCCCGGACCGCGACCGTGGCGGCGAGCATGGCGGCCGAGGAGCGCTACGGCGAGGGGCGGATGCGGCTGATGCCGGTCGGCCTCGTGGAGACCGGCGAAGCCGGGGCGGAAGCCGCCGACTCGGACGACGACCTGCTGGCCTACGTCGTCGACAAGGGCAGCGGCGCGACGACCAGCCTCGTGGAGGCCGACGGCGTGGTCGAGGTGCCGGCCGACACCGCCTACCTCGCGGACGGCGAGGCGGTCGAGGTGCAGTTGTTCTCGCCGGACGTGCGCCCGCCCGCGGTGCTGGGCGTCGGCGAGGACGACCCCGCGCTGGCCCGGCTGCTGGACGCGGTCGACCGGCCGCGGTACCTCTCGGTCGGAACCCGTGGCGGCCTGCGCCGGCTCCGCGACGGGGTGCCCGACTTCGCGGTGACGACCGGCGAATCCGGGCGGGATTCCGGCGTCGATGCGACCGAACTCGGCGTCTACGAGCGCGAGTGGGGCCTGGTCGTGTCCGCCGGGAATCCCGAGGGAATCGAGGGCCTCGCCGACCTGGTCGACCGCGACCTGCGGTTCGTCAACCGGGGGTCCGACTCGGGGCTGCGGACCAGCCTCGGGGACGCCGTCGCGGCGCTGGCCGAGGAGCGAGGGACCACCCGGCGCGAGCTGACCGGGGCCATCGACGGCTTCGAACTCGCGGCGAAGGCCCACGAGAGCCCCGCGAGGAAGGTCGGTGCGGGGCAGGCCGACGCCGGACTCGGGCTGCGCGCGACCGCCGAGAAGCTGGGGCTGGGGTTCGTCCCGGTCGGCACCGAAACGGTCCGCGTGCTGGCGAACCCCGACCGCGAGGAGAAGCCTGGCGTCCGGGACCTGTCGGCCGCGCTCGACGACCGGCTGGACGACGTCCTGGCGGAACTACCGGGGTTCGGCAGGTCGTAG
- a CDS encoding molybdopterin molybdotransferase MoeA, with translation MSDERPDRKRSGFKDKTRLAAARERLLDAVDPHGRTEEVPLASADGRALAEAVVAARNVPHYPRAAMDGYAVRARDTFGASDRSPEVLRSAGGPEDADEVPPEGAVRVHTGSELPAGADAVVMIEQTDEREALGASDGASGDAASEVEVFDAVAEGENVAPVGEDVESGQRLYDPGHRLRPSDLGLLKSVGVDTVAVRERPTVGVIPTGEELVQADPDPGEVVETNGLTVSHYVERWGGDATYRDVVTDDPDALRAAIQRDLTRDVVVTTGGSSVGERDLLPEVVSELGEILFHGVALKPGHPVAVGVVEDTPVIMLPGYPVACIINAVQFLRPAMKKVGGLPLDDFPTTEARLARKIRSEPGIRTFARVQLGEDEDGESEARRASENASGDEPRATTATPTRASGSGVLSSVALADGWVEVPEGREGIPEGEMVDVQDWEWLA, from the coding sequence ATGAGCGACGAACGACCCGACCGCAAGCGGTCCGGGTTCAAGGACAAGACGCGGCTCGCGGCGGCCCGCGAGCGCCTCCTCGACGCCGTCGACCCCCACGGCCGGACCGAGGAGGTCCCGCTGGCCTCGGCCGACGGCCGCGCGCTGGCCGAGGCCGTCGTCGCGGCCCGGAACGTGCCCCACTACCCCCGGGCCGCGATGGACGGCTACGCGGTCCGGGCCCGCGACACCTTCGGCGCGAGCGACCGGTCGCCCGAGGTGCTCCGGAGCGCCGGCGGCCCCGAGGACGCCGACGAGGTACCCCCGGAGGGCGCGGTCCGGGTCCACACCGGGAGCGAACTCCCCGCGGGCGCCGACGCCGTGGTGATGATCGAGCAGACGGACGAGCGCGAGGCGCTCGGCGCCTCGGACGGCGCGAGCGGCGACGCCGCGAGCGAGGTGGAGGTCTTCGACGCCGTCGCCGAAGGAGAGAACGTCGCGCCGGTCGGCGAGGACGTCGAGTCGGGCCAGCGCCTCTACGACCCGGGCCACCGCCTGCGACCCTCGGATCTGGGGCTGCTCAAGTCGGTGGGCGTCGACACCGTCGCGGTCCGCGAGCGCCCCACGGTCGGGGTGATTCCGACGGGCGAGGAGCTTGTCCAGGCCGACCCCGACCCCGGCGAAGTCGTCGAGACCAACGGGCTGACCGTCTCGCACTACGTCGAGCGCTGGGGCGGCGACGCCACCTACCGCGACGTGGTGACCGACGATCCCGACGCGCTCCGGGCCGCCATCCAGCGCGACCTGACCCGGGACGTGGTGGTCACGACCGGCGGGTCGTCGGTCGGCGAGCGCGACCTGCTCCCCGAAGTCGTCTCGGAGCTCGGCGAGATCCTGTTCCACGGGGTCGCCCTCAAGCCCGGCCACCCGGTCGCGGTGGGCGTGGTCGAGGACACTCCCGTCATCATGCTCCCGGGCTACCCGGTCGCCTGCATCATCAACGCGGTCCAGTTCCTCCGGCCCGCGATGAAGAAAGTCGGCGGGCTTCCGCTCGACGACTTCCCGACGACCGAGGCGCGACTCGCCCGGAAGATACGGAGCGAACCCGGCATCCGGACGTTCGCTCGGGTGCAACTTGGCGAGGACGAGGACGGGGAGAGCGAGGCGCGACGCGCCTCGGAGAACGCGAGCGGTGACGAACCGAGAGCGACGACCGCGACGCCCACGCGGGCCTCGGGGTCGGGCGTACTGTCGAGCGTGGCACTAGCGGACGGTTGGGTCGAGGTCCCGGAGGGCCGCGAGGGGATTCCGGAGGGTGAGATGGTCGACGTGCAGGACTGGGAGTGGTTGGCGTGA
- a CDS encoding Hsp20/alpha crystallin family protein gives MSALREAMRELPDAVFADLLESDDAYLLVIDLPGANEQTVDVDVVDGRLEIEARREKDVPMEFSYLQEERSLFLDAELPLPPDATGAGAEATIDRGVLELRLPKRDAAPEQDIPIESR, from the coding sequence ATGTCAGCGCTTCGTGAGGCCATGCGGGAGTTGCCGGACGCAGTGTTCGCCGACCTGCTGGAGAGCGACGACGCCTACCTGCTGGTCATCGACCTGCCGGGTGCCAACGAGCAGACGGTGGACGTCGACGTGGTCGACGGGCGACTCGAGATCGAGGCGCGCCGGGAGAAGGACGTGCCCATGGAGTTCTCCTACCTCCAGGAGGAGCGCTCGCTGTTCCTCGACGCCGAACTGCCGCTGCCCCCGGACGCCACCGGCGCGGGCGCCGAGGCCACCATCGACCGGGGCGTCCTCGAACTCCGTCTGCCCAAGCGCGACGCCGCCCCGGAACAGGACATCCCCATCGAGAGCCGGTGA
- the hemA gene encoding glutamyl-tRNA reductase yields MTAATGVVSGVRVSHDRASLDEVEAACHADREAVLRRLTDAPGVDEAFALQTCNRFEAYVVTDGEAVGRATLADLAPDVADHSVVEMGHEQSLQHLMRVATGLESLVLGEDQILGQLRDAYALAHDAGALGPMLDAAVTKAIHVGERARTETAINDGAVSVGSAAVKLLAEETDLGDATALVVGAGEMGTIAAHALADAGVETLYVANRSPAGAAEVAGEVDHADVRTLALDDLAGALDAADAVVSATGSSGHVLTADDLRGVGEIRVVDIAQPRDVSPAADAVNGVTVHGMTALESVTDETERRRRAAAESVEAMIDREFDHLVESYKRKRADEVISAMYESAERVKERELSEALSKLDAHGDLSEEQREVVASMADALVSQLLAPPTKSLRDAAAEDDWATINTALQLFDPDFGDDGRPPEFVDGVDDGDVPEEVAERMPDEVRATIAGDDD; encoded by the coding sequence GTGACCGCCGCGACCGGCGTCGTCTCGGGCGTCCGGGTCAGCCACGACCGCGCGAGCCTCGACGAGGTCGAGGCGGCCTGCCACGCCGACCGGGAGGCGGTCCTCCGGCGGTTGACGGACGCGCCGGGCGTCGACGAGGCGTTCGCGCTCCAGACGTGCAACCGATTCGAGGCCTACGTCGTCACCGACGGCGAGGCGGTCGGCCGGGCGACGCTGGCCGACCTCGCGCCCGACGTGGCCGACCACTCGGTCGTCGAGATGGGCCACGAGCAGAGCCTCCAACACCTGATGCGGGTCGCGACCGGCCTGGAGTCGCTCGTGCTCGGCGAGGACCAGATCCTCGGCCAGCTGCGCGACGCCTACGCGCTGGCCCACGACGCCGGCGCGCTCGGCCCGATGCTCGACGCGGCGGTCACCAAGGCAATCCACGTCGGCGAGCGCGCCCGGACCGAGACCGCCATCAACGACGGCGCGGTGTCGGTCGGCAGCGCGGCGGTGAAGCTGCTGGCCGAGGAGACCGACCTCGGCGACGCGACCGCGCTGGTCGTCGGCGCGGGCGAGATGGGCACCATCGCGGCCCACGCGCTCGCCGACGCCGGCGTCGAGACGCTGTACGTCGCCAACCGCTCGCCAGCGGGCGCGGCCGAGGTGGCCGGAGAGGTCGACCACGCCGACGTGCGCACGCTCGCGCTCGACGACCTCGCCGGGGCGCTCGACGCCGCCGACGCGGTGGTCTCGGCGACCGGGAGCAGCGGTCACGTCCTCACCGCCGACGACCTCCGGGGCGTCGGCGAGATCCGGGTCGTCGACATCGCCCAGCCCCGCGACGTCTCGCCCGCGGCCGACGCGGTAAACGGCGTCACCGTCCACGGTATGACGGCCCTGGAGTCGGTCACCGACGAGACCGAGCGCCGGCGCCGGGCGGCCGCCGAGTCGGTCGAGGCGATGATCGACCGGGAGTTCGACCACCTGGTGGAGAGCTACAAGCGCAAGCGCGCCGACGAGGTCATCTCGGCGATGTACGAGAGCGCCGAGCGCGTCAAGGAGCGGGAGCTCTCGGAGGCGCTCTCGAAGCTCGACGCTCACGGTGATCTCTCCGAAGAACAGCGCGAGGTCGTCGCGTCCATGGCCGACGCGCTGGTCTCCCAGCTGCTCGCGCCGCCGACCAAGAGCCTCCGGGACGCCGCGGCCGAGGACGACTGGGCCACCATCAACACGGCGCTACAGCTGTTCGACCCCGACTTCGGCGACGACGGCCGACCGCCGGAGTTCGTCGACGGCGTCGACGACGGCGACGTGCCCGAGGAGGTCGCCGAGCGGATGCCCGACGAGGTCCGAGCGACGATCGCCGGCGACGACGACTGA
- a CDS encoding potassium channel family protein, with amino-acid sequence MYIVIVGAGNIGTPLIEIATAGGNEVVVIEQDEAKAERAASTFDCLVLNDDATIKDTLVDAGADRADALISTTDQDATNVMVSLLAKELDVPNIVSVVHDAEHMDLFRRIGVNTMQNPQRLIAEYLYRAVKRPSIIDYMRIGDEAEVFEISVGSDSDVAGKTIEEAASEGLLPDDMLIVAVERNGADQPITPRGNLEIRSGDVVTVYSERGATPEVTDVFGHFEDHDEADGH; translated from the coding sequence ATGTACATCGTCATCGTCGGCGCCGGAAACATCGGCACGCCGCTCATCGAGATCGCGACTGCCGGTGGGAACGAGGTCGTCGTCATCGAGCAGGACGAGGCGAAGGCCGAGCGGGCCGCCTCTACGTTCGACTGCCTCGTGCTCAACGACGACGCGACGATAAAGGACACGCTGGTCGACGCCGGTGCCGACCGCGCGGACGCGCTCATCTCGACGACCGACCAGGACGCGACCAACGTCATGGTCAGCCTGCTCGCGAAGGAACTCGACGTCCCCAACATCGTCTCCGTCGTTCACGACGCCGAGCACATGGATCTGTTCCGGCGCATCGGGGTGAACACGATGCAGAACCCCCAGCGGCTCATCGCCGAGTACCTCTACCGCGCGGTCAAGCGCCCCTCGATCATCGACTACATGCGCATCGGCGACGAGGCCGAGGTGTTCGAGATCAGCGTCGGGTCCGACTCCGACGTCGCCGGCAAGACCATCGAGGAGGCCGCTTCGGAGGGGCTGCTCCCCGACGACATGCTCATCGTCGCGGTCGAGCGGAACGGGGCCGACCAGCCCATCACGCCCCGGGGCAACCTCGAGATCCGTTCCGGCGACGTCGTGACGGTGTACTCCGAGCGGGGCGCGACGCCGGAGGTGACCGACGTATTCGGCCACTTCGAGGACCACGACGAGGCCGACGGGCACTGA
- a CDS encoding ABC1 kinase family protein: protein MVTLANLRAYRRFFVVAYHFLPLLLSYARDRRRFLLFGGPRRVDSRTRVERAETLLESLLTLGPTFIKLGQLLSTRPDVLPPEYVDVLSQLQDEVPPAPWAEARAVLEDEIGPVEEEFDAFDTEAISGASLGQVYTAEVDGEEVAVKIRRPNIEELVNADLRVIRWSLPLLLRFLGQARAFSLENLADEFDRVIRQEMDYQREAEMLAEIRANFEGDEDVAIPAVLDSHSGPRVLTMEYIRGTKINDVEELDAMGLDRHELAVTLTRAYLQMLLEDGVFHADPHPGNLAVREDGTVVFYDFGMSGRVDEFVQDKIVDFYIAVANQDIDAILDALIEMGTLSPEADRATMGKVMELAIEDARGEDIETYRVQQIVGQVEDTIYEFPLRLPSNLALVLRVATVVEGVCVTLDPDFDFIAVATDYLTEQGYREESIRQFAEETGDQVRQSVQSSIRVAPKLERALDRIDRDDFYVRADVEDGNDVFERLAKRLVYGMLLASGAFSTAFLYALTNTEAAAVAGVFSAGVAALLYRDFRGRRGTRVTPQFTRHEMRQRRGGE, encoded by the coding sequence GTGGTCACACTGGCTAACCTCCGTGCGTACCGGCGATTCTTCGTCGTCGCGTACCACTTCCTGCCGCTCCTGTTGAGCTACGCCCGCGACAGGCGCCGGTTCCTCCTGTTCGGCGGTCCCCGCCGGGTCGACAGCCGGACGCGGGTCGAGCGGGCCGAGACCCTGCTGGAGTCGCTGCTCACGCTCGGCCCGACGTTCATCAAGCTCGGCCAGCTGCTCTCGACCCGACCCGACGTCCTGCCGCCCGAGTACGTCGACGTCCTCTCGCAGCTCCAGGACGAGGTGCCGCCGGCGCCGTGGGCCGAGGCCCGGGCGGTCCTCGAGGACGAGATCGGTCCGGTCGAGGAGGAGTTCGACGCGTTCGACACCGAGGCCATCTCGGGCGCGAGTCTGGGCCAGGTGTACACCGCCGAGGTCGACGGCGAGGAGGTCGCGGTCAAGATCCGCCGGCCCAACATCGAGGAGCTGGTCAACGCCGACCTGCGCGTGATCCGGTGGTCGCTGCCCCTCCTGCTCCGGTTCCTCGGGCAGGCCCGGGCGTTCTCGCTGGAGAACCTCGCCGACGAGTTCGACCGGGTCATCAGACAGGAGATGGACTACCAGCGAGAGGCCGAGATGCTCGCGGAGATCCGGGCGAACTTCGAGGGCGACGAGGACGTGGCGATTCCGGCGGTCCTCGACTCCCACTCGGGCCCCCGCGTGCTGACGATGGAGTACATCCGGGGCACCAAGATCAACGACGTCGAGGAGCTCGACGCGATGGGGCTCGACCGCCACGAGCTCGCGGTCACCCTCACGCGGGCCTACCTCCAGATGCTGCTGGAGGACGGGGTGTTCCACGCCGACCCCCATCCGGGCAACCTCGCGGTCCGCGAGGACGGCACGGTCGTCTTCTACGACTTCGGGATGTCGGGCCGGGTCGACGAGTTCGTCCAGGACAAGATCGTCGACTTCTACATCGCGGTCGCCAACCAGGACATCGACGCCATCCTGGACGCGCTCATCGAGATGGGCACCCTCAGCCCGGAGGCCGACCGGGCCACCATGGGCAAGGTGATGGAGCTGGCCATCGAGGACGCCCGCGGCGAGGACATCGAGACCTACCGGGTCCAGCAGATCGTCGGCCAGGTCGAGGACACAATCTACGAGTTCCCGCTCCGGTTGCCCTCGAACCTCGCGCTCGTCCTCCGGGTGGCGACCGTCGTGGAGGGGGTCTGCGTCACGCTCGACCCCGACTTCGACTTCATCGCGGTCGCGACCGACTACCTGACCGAGCAGGGCTACCGCGAGGAGTCCATCCGGCAGTTCGCCGAGGAGACCGGCGACCAGGTCCGGCAGTCGGTCCAGTCCTCGATTCGCGTCGCGCCGAAGCTCGAGCGCGCGCTCGACCGCATCGACCGCGACGACTTCTACGTCCGGGCCGACGTCGAGGACGGCAACGACGTGTTCGAGCGGCTCGCCAAGCGGCTGGTCTACGGAATGTTGCTGGCGTCGGGCGCGTTCTCGACCGCGTTCCTCTACGCGCTGACCAACACCGAGGCCGCGGCGGTCGCGGGGGTCTTCTCGGCGGGCGTGGCCGCGCTGCTCTACCGGGACTTCCGGGGGCGCCGCGGGACCCGCGTCACGCCGCAGTTCACCCGCCACGAGATGCGCCAGCGCCGCGGCGGGGAGTGA
- a CDS encoding 4a-hydroxytetrahydrobiopterin dehydratase: MADLLSDDEIETRLPDDWERVDDEIVRVYEFDDYLEGVAFASEVGELAEEEFHHPTMEIRYEEVEVRFTSHEEGGITDADVEMAELTDDLR, translated from the coding sequence ATGGCAGACCTGCTTTCCGACGACGAGATCGAGACCCGGCTGCCCGACGACTGGGAGCGCGTCGACGACGAGATCGTCCGAGTCTACGAGTTCGACGACTACCTCGAAGGCGTCGCGTTCGCAAGCGAGGTCGGCGAACTCGCCGAGGAGGAGTTCCACCACCCGACCATGGAGATCCGCTACGAGGAGGTGGAGGTCCGGTTCACCAGCCACGAGGAGGGCGGCATCACCGACGCCGACGTCGAGATGGCCGAACTGACCGACGACCTGCGCTGA
- a CDS encoding HAD family hydrolase gives MVAREYDYWLLDLDGTLIDVDWSYPRSVFDRVGDRLGREFTDREAEILWHGLGGNRNVQLREWGIDPEEFWPAFHDIEDPQRRAEETYLYDDAAFVGDLDCPVGLVTHCQPFLADPVLDELGIRDWFDVVVCCDEDLGWKPDPAPLHHAREQIGVHQGDHAGVYAGDGASDVGAAWNAGLDAIHVERHGHHRREQCVLGDYRVETFEELLATASAD, from the coding sequence ATGGTCGCCCGCGAGTACGATTACTGGCTGCTCGACCTCGACGGCACCCTCATCGACGTGGACTGGTCGTACCCCCGGTCGGTGTTCGACCGGGTCGGCGACCGGCTCGGTCGGGAGTTCACCGACCGCGAGGCCGAGATCCTCTGGCACGGCCTCGGCGGCAACCGCAACGTCCAGCTCCGCGAGTGGGGCATCGACCCCGAGGAGTTCTGGCCCGCGTTCCACGACATCGAGGACCCCCAGCGCCGTGCCGAGGAGACGTACCTCTACGACGACGCCGCGTTCGTCGGCGACCTCGACTGCCCGGTCGGACTGGTGACCCACTGCCAACCGTTCCTCGCCGACCCGGTGCTCGACGAGCTCGGCATCCGCGACTGGTTCGACGTCGTGGTCTGCTGCGACGAGGACCTGGGATGGAAGCCCGACCCCGCGCCGCTCCACCACGCCCGCGAGCAGATCGGCGTCCACCAGGGCGATCACGCGGGCGTGTACGCCGGCGACGGCGCGAGCGACGTCGGCGCGGCGTGGAACGCCGGCCTCGACGCCATCCACGTCGAACGGCACGGCCACCACCGCCGCGAGCAGTGCGTCCTGGGGGACTACCGGGTCGAGACGTTCGAGGAGCTGCTCGCGACCGCGAGCGCGGACTGA
- the lwrS gene encoding LWR-salt protein, which translates to MDARYVFAVRFRLDPAAEGVSLSPNEFETRFYREADPPGEEGWLFFRDNLWRGEVNDDRHFRRLVEEALGATVLSVEYRAFETDEEYLDAFEDAIGDDLAEFNADSVSEVLNKYLGSSLEVERE; encoded by the coding sequence ATGGACGCCAGATACGTCTTCGCGGTCCGGTTCCGGCTCGACCCGGCGGCCGAGGGCGTCTCGCTCTCGCCGAACGAGTTCGAGACACGGTTCTACCGGGAGGCCGACCCGCCCGGCGAGGAGGGCTGGCTGTTCTTCCGGGACAACCTCTGGCGGGGCGAGGTCAACGACGACCGGCACTTCCGGCGGCTGGTCGAGGAGGCGCTGGGAGCGACGGTGCTGTCGGTGGAGTACCGCGCGTTCGAGACCGACGAGGAGTACCTCGACGCGTTCGAGGACGCGATCGGCGACGACCTCGCCGAGTTCAACGCCGACTCGGTCTCGGAGGTGCTGAACAAGTACCTCGGCAGTTCGCTGGAGGTCGAGCGCGAGTAG
- a CDS encoding TrkH family potassium uptake protein, with the protein MARNRTVRRIPADLAIIARDVGSLLAMESGMMAATVGVAAVFAEWYGAVAFLLAAVVTAAVGLGARRVFADAPDPRMKHGMIIAAAGWFCVAVFGAIPFLLMAYLTPTAVMASYVPSPGAETYEAVTVFGATSRSSLVYFRHPLHAFFESMSGWTGSGLTMAVHEPTLPRTVQWWRSFMQWVGGVGVIVLTTAILARPGSGSYALYRSEAREEKIHPSIISTVRTVWKIFVLYTALAVLAMFVAISLSDYGSQLPTWRAFWQALNHAMTGLSTGGFSVTDNSIGTYDSPLIETVLLPIMALGAIAFPIHYVVLSERDAEPLWDDLQTRWLLLLFGVGVLVLSVQNAAALTTAFEATNYVGLQTVGLSAAQTTAVRDSVFQWISALSCTGFQSSPIGGWKSGGKLMLSVAMVIGGAAGSTVGGIKIIRAYTIGRGIVWQFSRVFLPSSAVVTAEINGRSLGRNEMEREFSEAAIVSMLWLTLLVASSLVMVNVVGPEFGLADALFEVASAQGNVGLSTGITGPGMHPLAEGMFVLNMWVGRLEIIPVLVFARSIVYGLNPR; encoded by the coding sequence ATGGCCAGGAATCGGACGGTCCGCCGGATTCCGGCTGACCTCGCCATCATCGCGCGAGACGTGGGGTCGCTGCTCGCCATGGAGTCCGGGATGATGGCCGCCACCGTCGGCGTCGCCGCCGTCTTCGCCGAGTGGTACGGCGCAGTCGCCTTCCTGTTAGCCGCTGTCGTCACCGCCGCGGTCGGGCTGGGCGCACGGCGCGTGTTCGCCGACGCGCCCGACCCCCGGATGAAACACGGGATGATCATCGCGGCCGCGGGGTGGTTCTGCGTGGCGGTGTTCGGCGCAATCCCGTTCCTGCTGATGGCGTACCTCACGCCGACGGCGGTGATGGCGTCGTACGTCCCCTCGCCCGGGGCGGAGACCTACGAGGCGGTGACCGTGTTCGGGGCGACCTCCCGGTCGAGCCTCGTCTACTTCCGGCACCCGCTCCACGCCTTCTTCGAGAGCATGAGCGGGTGGACCGGGTCGGGGCTGACCATGGCGGTCCACGAGCCGACGCTGCCCCGGACCGTCCAGTGGTGGCGGTCGTTCATGCAGTGGGTCGGCGGCGTGGGCGTCATCGTGCTCACGACCGCCATCCTCGCCAGGCCGGGCAGCGGGAGCTACGCCCTCTACCGCAGCGAGGCCCGCGAGGAGAAGATCCACCCCAGCATCATCTCGACCGTCCGGACCGTCTGGAAGATATTCGTGCTCTACACCGCGCTCGCCGTCCTCGCGATGTTCGTCGCCATCTCGCTGTCGGACTACGGCTCGCAGCTCCCGACCTGGCGGGCGTTCTGGCAGGCGCTCAACCACGCCATGACCGGGCTGTCGACCGGCGGATTCTCGGTCACCGACAACTCCATCGGGACCTACGACTCCCCGCTCATCGAGACGGTGCTGCTCCCGATCATGGCGCTGGGCGCCATCGCGTTCCCTATCCACTACGTCGTGCTCTCCGAGCGGGACGCCGAACCGCTCTGGGACGACCTCCAGACCCGGTGGCTGCTGCTGCTGTTCGGGGTCGGCGTCCTCGTGCTCTCGGTGCAGAACGCGGCGGCGCTCACGACGGCGTTCGAGGCGACGAACTACGTCGGACTGCAGACGGTGGGTCTGTCGGCGGCCCAGACGACCGCAGTCCGGGACTCGGTGTTCCAGTGGATCAGCGCGCTGTCGTGCACCGGGTTCCAGTCCTCGCCCATCGGCGGCTGGAAGTCGGGCGGCAAGCTCATGCTGTCGGTGGCGATGGTTATCGGCGGGGCCGCGGGGTCGACCGTCGGCGGCATCAAGATCATCCGGGCTTACACCATCGGCCGGGGCATCGTCTGGCAGTTCTCGCGGGTGTTCCTGCCGTCGAGCGCGGTCGTCACCGCCGAGATAAACGGCCGGAGCCTGGGTCGCAACGAGATGGAGCGTGAGTTCAGCGAGGCCGCCATCGTGAGCATGCTCTGGCTCACGCTGCTGGTCGCGAGTTCGCTGGTGATGGTGAACGTCGTCGGCCCCGAATTCGGCCTCGCCGACGCGCTGTTCGAGGTCGCCAGCGCCCAGGGCAACGTCGGGCTCTCGACGGGCATCACCGGGCCGGGGATGCACCCGCTGGCCGAGGGGATGTTCGTCCTCAACATGTGGGTCGGCCGGCTCGAGATCATCCCCGTGCTGGTGTTCGCCCGGTCGATCGTGTACGGACTGAACCCGCGGTAG